The following are encoded together in the Kingella negevensis genome:
- a CDS encoding PqiC family protein, with product MTILKTLVTVGVAVLLVACGSTAPVTQYYQLPDSAFRLPEKSGREVGVKVVLAEPINGENLLYQSDEYTLTFAQKNLWAAPLDETLVRSLANKLNRVGSLKYVPASQNKRIDLTIFIDRFQGSFRGETEISGYAQYANGAQIPFHVLTAQQGDGYAAMLASLNVGLDSVARQIGK from the coding sequence ATGACTATTTTGAAAACTTTGGTTACGGTGGGCGTGGCTGTTTTGTTGGTGGCTTGTGGCAGCACCGCGCCTGTTACGCAATATTATCAGTTGCCAGATAGTGCTTTCAGGCTGCCTGAAAAATCGGGGCGCGAAGTGGGCGTGAAAGTGGTGTTGGCTGAACCGATTAACGGGGAGAATTTGCTGTATCAAAGCGATGAATATACGCTGACATTTGCGCAGAAAAATTTGTGGGCTGCACCGCTCGATGAAACGCTGGTGCGTTCGTTGGCAAACAAATTGAACCGTGTGGGTAGCCTGAAATATGTGCCTGCAAGCCAAAACAAGCGCATTGATTTGACAATTTTTATTGACCGTTTTCAGGGCAGTTTTCGCGGCGAAACGGAAATTAGCGGTTACGCGCAATATGCGAATGGGGCGCAAATTCCGTTTCATGTGCTAACGGCGCAGCAGGGCGATGGCTATGCGGCGATGCTGGCGAGTTTGAATGTTGGGCTGGATAGTGTGGCTCGGCAGATTGGTAAGTGA
- a CDS encoding VirK/YbjX family protein has product MIQTFKFPHFRQIYTQASYFSWQNVKFQARRLCTGKTIHQLEDWVNQRNETIDLFTQTEKIAYPILNTYLDKRLKPAHKRFEVMKYDVRKMQLLADGKVFAQLIQGNALLIASLNEDLYFQLGINDLDVNEGLWSLSLRSKENERLYAASFGFLPDNSLLIASLQGPRGDDGKEKVRVLTKELYGLRPQILTVAVLQMLAKYAKCARIVGIAQAQQVKLRGSLKKRVAMNYDEFWQECGGQLQADGYWLLPAAYERKDEAEIASKKRSMYRKRYEMLDKIEADLQINLQGETVIASAA; this is encoded by the coding sequence ATGATTCAAACGTTTAAATTTCCTCATTTTAGACAGATTTATACGCAAGCAAGTTATTTCAGTTGGCAAAACGTTAAATTTCAAGCACGAAGACTGTGCACAGGCAAAACAATTCACCAGCTTGAAGACTGGGTAAACCAAAGAAATGAAACAATTGATTTATTTACGCAAACTGAAAAAATAGCCTATCCCATTCTCAACACTTATCTGGATAAGCGATTGAAACCTGCACACAAGCGTTTTGAAGTGATGAAATATGATGTGCGTAAAATGCAGCTGCTGGCAGATGGTAAAGTGTTTGCGCAATTAATTCAGGGAAATGCGTTATTAATTGCCTCATTAAATGAAGATTTGTATTTCCAGCTAGGCATCAACGATTTAGATGTGAACGAAGGTTTATGGTCGCTATCGCTGCGAAGTAAAGAGAACGAGCGATTATATGCCGCTTCATTCGGCTTTCTGCCCGACAACAGCTTACTGATTGCTTCGCTGCAAGGGCCACGCGGCGATGACGGTAAAGAAAAAGTCCGCGTGCTTACCAAAGAACTTTACGGATTGCGCCCACAAATCCTCACCGTTGCCGTGTTGCAAATGCTGGCAAAATACGCAAAATGTGCGCGAATTGTTGGTATTGCACAGGCGCAACAAGTGAAACTGCGTGGCAGCCTGAAAAAACGCGTTGCCATGAATTACGATGAATTTTGGCAAGAATGCGGCGGACAACTGCAAGCAGATGGCTACTGGTTGCTACCAGCTGCTTACGAGCGCAAAGACGAAGCAGAAATCGCCAGCAAAAAGCGTTCAATGTATCGTAAACGCTATGAAATGTTGGACAAAATTGAAGCTGATTTGCAGATTAATTTGCAAGGCGAAACCGTTATCGCTTCGGCAGCCTGA
- the pheA gene encoding prephenate dehydratase has product MSDNDKLLPHRNAIDAIDQQILTLLNERATHAHAIGVLKGTCAVYRPEREAQVLRRIQSLNQGPLPNESVARLFREVMSECLAVERPLTIAYLGPEGTFTQLAAIKHFGHAAKTVACATVDDSLRMVEAHQADYAVAPVENSTEGSVGRTLDLLVSTPLQVCGEVVQRIHHHLMNLSGSLKDVQAVYAHPQALAQCQQWLNVNLPKTVNRIAVSSNAEAASLAQHNPAFAAIASQAAAEIYGLTKLASNIEDEPNNTTRFLVLGNQTTTPSGKDKTSLVLGAPNEVGTLHRLIEPLTSAGISLTKFESRPSKVSLWEYLFFVDIEGHIDEPRVQAALAELKQRVAFMRVAGAYPVAVL; this is encoded by the coding sequence ATGTCAGACAACGATAAACTGCTGCCGCACCGCAACGCCATTGACGCGATTGACCAACAAATTCTCACGCTATTAAACGAACGCGCCACACACGCCCACGCCATTGGCGTATTAAAAGGCACATGCGCGGTGTATCGCCCCGAGCGCGAAGCCCAAGTATTGCGCCGCATTCAAAGCCTGAATCAAGGCCCATTGCCAAACGAAAGCGTCGCGCGACTATTCCGCGAAGTGATGAGCGAATGCTTGGCGGTGGAACGTCCGCTCACGATTGCCTATTTAGGGCCAGAAGGCACATTCACGCAATTAGCTGCCATCAAACATTTCGGACACGCCGCCAAAACCGTAGCTTGCGCGACTGTGGACGACAGCTTACGCATGGTAGAAGCGCATCAAGCGGATTACGCGGTTGCGCCCGTGGAAAATTCAACAGAAGGCTCAGTGGGGCGCACGCTGGATTTGCTGGTTTCCACGCCCTTGCAAGTGTGCGGCGAAGTGGTGCAACGCATTCATCATCATCTGATGAATCTTTCAGGCAGCCTGAAAGACGTGCAAGCCGTTTACGCACATCCGCAAGCATTGGCGCAATGCCAACAATGGCTAAACGTGAATTTGCCCAAAACCGTGAACCGTATCGCCGTTTCCAGCAACGCAGAAGCCGCGAGTTTGGCACAACATAATCCCGCCTTTGCCGCGATTGCCAGCCAAGCAGCAGCAGAAATTTACGGCTTAACCAAATTAGCCAGCAATATTGAAGACGAGCCAAACAACACCACGCGCTTTTTGGTGCTGGGCAATCAAACCACCACGCCAAGTGGCAAAGACAAAACATCTTTGGTGCTGGGTGCGCCCAATGAAGTGGGGACGCTGCACCGCCTGATTGAGCCGCTGACTTCGGCTGGGATTTCTTTAACCAAATTTGAAAGCCGCCCCAGCAAAGTGAGCTTGTGGGAATATCTCTTTTTTGTGGATATTGAAGGACATATTGATGAACCGCGTGTTCAGGCTGCGTTGGCAGAATTGAAACAACGTGTCGCGTTTATGCGCGTGGCAGGGGCTTATCCTGTTGCGGTTTTATAA
- the yccS gene encoding YccS family putative transporter, with protein MKTPAIDTKIINTIPVIIGATIASIAIDYFGWEKQFAAVILGIIAGGLVDLDNGLTGKLKNILYAVCSFTVVSLSVQITFAHPIPLALVFMAVAFIFTMFGAAGTRFRTVSFGTLAVAIYTTLTHDPHAPFYMNSLMIVIGTLLYSGCTLLTHLVFPHRPVQESMANAYDALANYLDVKANFFDPDEIAYIDEQQVNLAMTNTKVINAFNQCRSALFYRMRGQHRHPRTAQMLRYYFIAQDIHERISSSHMHYETFTEQMRYTDLIYRIQRMIRLQAKSCREVAQSLRDNQTYQSSTALVRATQGAAQSLTHYAEHDSHNGASPYSVQRLLDNISRISLQFEHLGSLKSHHLIKDDAQTRILLNETRGFKEAWRVLRSQCNVSSPVFRHAVRMSVIVLVCCVLVQMVAKYHLNPKDLSAGYWILLTAVFVCQPNYSATKSRLLHRIWGTLGGVLVGTVLSFIPMSTSVQIGISVAMLVMFFYCRTNKYSYSTFFITIQAIMAFAVLGLDIRNFFVPRIIDTVLGSFVAGAAVYLLWADWKFVSLDKNSAAAVQSNAGYLKAVLHELRFGLSDDVAYRFARRDSHDKAAALASVLSDMSLNVDKHGTKLDDGFALLKLDYSLISYISALGAYRDKIQQNTEAEQEFLLHFYPIAECMANVLQQLSEWQETEFQAAFDELSAQLEQLKLLAQSGSEQNQVLYRQLALIEELLPKCYQTLQRQKVNVQVHAA; from the coding sequence ATGAAAACCCCAGCCATAGACACCAAAATCATCAACACTATCCCTGTCATTATCGGCGCAACCATTGCTTCTATTGCGATTGACTACTTCGGCTGGGAAAAGCAATTCGCGGCGGTGATTTTAGGCATTATCGCAGGCGGTTTGGTGGATTTGGATAACGGTTTAACAGGCAAACTGAAAAATATTCTGTATGCCGTGTGTTCGTTTACCGTGGTGTCGCTGTCCGTGCAAATCACGTTTGCGCACCCCATTCCATTGGCGTTGGTGTTTATGGCGGTGGCGTTCATCTTCACCATGTTTGGCGCGGCTGGCACACGTTTTCGCACCGTATCATTTGGCACATTGGCGGTGGCGATTTACACCACGCTCACACACGACCCACACGCGCCGTTTTACATGAATTCGCTGATGATTGTGATTGGTACACTGCTGTATAGCGGCTGCACCTTGCTCACGCATTTAGTGTTTCCGCACCGTCCCGTGCAAGAAAGCATGGCAAATGCGTATGACGCGCTGGCGAATTATTTAGACGTGAAAGCAAACTTTTTTGACCCCGATGAAATCGCCTATATTGATGAACAACAAGTGAATTTGGCGATGACGAACACGAAAGTAATTAACGCGTTCAACCAATGCCGTAGCGCATTGTTTTACCGTATGCGTGGGCAACATCGCCACCCACGCACGGCGCAAATGCTGCGTTATTATTTTATCGCGCAAGATATTCACGAGCGGATTAGCTCTAGCCACATGCACTATGAAACCTTTACCGAGCAAATGCGTTACACCGATTTGATTTACCGCATTCAGCGCATGATTCGTTTGCAAGCAAAATCTTGCCGCGAAGTGGCGCAAAGTCTGCGAGACAATCAAACTTATCAATCTTCTACGGCGTTGGTGCGAGCCACTCAGGGCGCGGCGCAATCGCTAACCCATTATGCGGAACATGATTCGCACAATGGCGCATCGCCTTACAGTGTGCAGCGTTTGTTGGACAATATTTCACGCATTAGTTTGCAATTTGAGCATTTAGGCAGCCTGAAAAGCCATCATTTGATTAAAGATGACGCGCAAACGCGGATTTTGTTGAACGAAACGCGCGGCTTTAAAGAAGCGTGGCGTGTGTTGCGTAGTCAGTGCAATGTGTCATCGCCTGTGTTTCGCCATGCGGTGCGGATGTCTGTGATTGTGCTTGTGTGCTGCGTGTTGGTGCAAATGGTGGCGAAATATCATTTAAACCCGAAAGATTTAAGTGCGGGCTATTGGATTTTGCTGACGGCAGTTTTTGTCTGCCAGCCAAACTATTCGGCGACTAAAAGCCGTTTGTTGCACCGTATTTGGGGGACGCTGGGCGGTGTGTTAGTAGGGACAGTGCTGAGTTTTATCCCGATGAGTACTTCGGTGCAAATTGGGATTTCGGTGGCGATGTTGGTGATGTTTTTCTATTGCCGCACAAATAAATATAGCTACTCTACGTTTTTTATTACGATTCAGGCGATTATGGCGTTTGCCGTGCTGGGTTTGGATATTCGCAATTTCTTTGTGCCTCGGATTATTGACACGGTGCTGGGTTCGTTTGTGGCTGGAGCGGCGGTTTATTTGCTGTGGGCGGACTGGAAATTTGTGTCGCTGGACAAAAATAGTGCAGCGGCGGTGCAAAGTAACGCTGGTTATTTAAAAGCGGTGTTGCACGAGTTGCGCTTTGGGTTGAGCGATGATGTGGCGTACCGCTTTGCACGGCGCGATAGTCATGATAAGGCAGCGGCATTGGCGAGTGTGCTATCGGATATGTCGCTGAATGTGGATAAGCATGGCACGAAATTGGACGATGGTTTTGCGTTGCTGAAGCTGGATTATTCGCTGATTAGCTATATTTCAGCTTTGGGTGCGTACCGAGATAAAATTCAGCAAAACACGGAAGCGGAACAGGAATTTTTGCTGCATTTCTATCCGATTGCGGAATGTATGGCGAATGTGTTGCAGCAGTTGAGCGAATGGCAGGAAACTGAGTTTCAGGCTGCGTTTGATGAATTGAGTGCGCAGTTGGAACAATTAAAATTGCTGGCGCAATCGGGTTCGGAACAAAATCAGGTGTTGTATCGCCAGTTGGCTTTGATTGAGGAATTGTTGCCTAAGTGCTATCAGACTTTGCAACGGCAGAAAGTGAATGTTCAGGTTCACGCAGCCTGA
- a CDS encoding tetratricopeptide repeat protein gives MTFTLQNLKLNTAFANIEKGNYKAAVPTLREFAEKGDVDAQYQLAFMFQQGLGVQVNLERAAQWYEKAAEQGDLASQFNLAELYEDGDGVAQDYVQAAKWYAKAAEQGDIDAQNQLARLYAEGLGVAQDYVQAAKYWLMAAEEGDDEALYNLGVVYDDGLGVSPDYEKAADFYQQAVDMGNVDAMVNLGLLYQEGYGVKQDKAQAVHWFTQAAELGDTMGQFNLGLAYAEGEGVDLDYAEAAKWWKRAAAQGDKDSAAALAELEVVLKEEQQA, from the coding sequence ATGACTTTTACATTACAAAATTTAAAATTAAACACAGCGTTTGCCAATATTGAAAAAGGCAATTATAAAGCCGCCGTGCCAACGCTGCGCGAGTTCGCAGAAAAAGGCGACGTGGACGCGCAATATCAGTTAGCGTTTATGTTCCAACAAGGTTTGGGTGTGCAAGTGAATTTAGAACGCGCAGCGCAATGGTATGAAAAAGCCGCAGAGCAGGGCGATTTAGCATCACAATTCAATTTAGCAGAATTGTATGAAGACGGCGACGGCGTGGCGCAAGATTATGTTCAGGCTGCGAAATGGTACGCAAAAGCCGCAGAGCAGGGCGATATTGACGCGCAAAACCAGTTGGCGCGATTGTATGCCGAGGGTTTGGGCGTGGCGCAAGATTACGTTCAGGCTGCGAAATATTGGCTGATGGCAGCAGAAGAGGGTGATGACGAAGCCTTGTACAATTTGGGCGTGGTGTATGATGACGGCTTGGGCGTGTCGCCTGATTATGAAAAAGCGGCGGATTTTTATCAGCAAGCGGTGGACATGGGCAACGTGGACGCAATGGTCAATTTAGGTTTGTTGTATCAAGAGGGCTACGGCGTGAAACAGGACAAAGCGCAAGCGGTTCACTGGTTTACACAAGCGGCGGAGTTGGGCGATACCATGGGGCAGTTTAATTTGGGTTTGGCTTACGCAGAAGGCGAGGGCGTGGACTTGGATTATGCGGAAGCAGCGAAATGGTGGAAACGTGCGGCAGCGCAAGGGGATAAGGATTCTGCGGCGGCATTGGCAGAATTAGAAGTGGTTTTGAAAGAAGAGCAACAAGCATAA
- the pqiB gene encoding intermembrane transport protein PqiB has translation MNPNNENPQTAKVRYSKTLMSTVWLIPVAAAIVGSYLFVQNLRSQGPEITLYMDNADGIAIETTSIRVLNVEVGRVSKIRLREDQKGVEITAKLNRESADLMRKDTQFWVVKPRIDQNGITGLGTLLSGSYIAFTPGTSAEEADKFTVADLPPVTAIGQTGLRLKLSGKTGKMVNVGSPVLYEDQVVGTVEKAKFDPDTRMVEYSIFIQSPNENLVNSGSRFWLDSGINVKMDGGGVKIDSAPLPALLSGAITFDTPVANEETPVQAAKSGQSFEIYNNRAEIENKPNERTLYYVVFFNSSVRGLDTGSPVEYKGLRIGSVVNVPYFQDEDSHKLFQNGWIPVRVRIDPERIEQGSRAETKEYWQNTLQAALNKGLVATLASNNLVLGSKMVELTDAASGGATLKPLVQYGGDVVIATRGGGFDDLQVQVSKLLDKFNALPLDKTVGELNGSLKELQTTLKSAQTMLASANKLASQSSTQNLPAELNKTLSELRQTLQGVSPQSPVYQDVQSTLNSLDRTLKNVQPVINTLKEKPNALIFNKGDQDPVPKGK, from the coding sequence ATGAACCCAAATAACGAAAATCCCCAAACCGCAAAAGTTCGCTACAGCAAAACGCTGATGTCCACCGTTTGGCTTATCCCTGTTGCTGCCGCGATTGTGGGCAGCTACTTGTTTGTGCAAAACTTGCGTAGCCAAGGTCCTGAAATCACGCTGTATATGGATAACGCAGACGGTATCGCCATAGAAACCACCAGCATTCGCGTGTTGAATGTGGAAGTAGGACGCGTGAGCAAAATCCGTTTGCGCGAAGACCAAAAAGGCGTAGAAATCACAGCAAAATTAAACCGTGAAAGCGCAGATTTAATGCGTAAAGACACACAATTTTGGGTCGTGAAGCCGCGCATTGACCAAAACGGGATTACGGGTTTAGGCACATTGTTGTCGGGTTCGTATATCGCGTTCACCCCTGGAACGAGCGCGGAAGAAGCGGACAAATTCACGGTGGCGGATTTGCCGCCCGTTACCGCAATCGGGCAAACAGGTCTGCGCCTGAAATTGTCGGGCAAAACGGGCAAAATGGTAAACGTGGGCAGCCCTGTTTTGTATGAAGACCAAGTGGTCGGCACGGTGGAAAAAGCAAAATTTGACCCTGATACGCGTATGGTGGAATACAGTATTTTCATTCAAAGCCCAAACGAAAATTTGGTTAATTCAGGCAGCCGCTTTTGGCTGGACAGCGGCATTAATGTGAAAATGGACGGCGGTGGCGTGAAGATTGATAGCGCACCATTGCCTGCCTTGCTTTCGGGCGCGATTACATTTGACACGCCTGTTGCCAATGAAGAAACGCCTGTTCAGGCTGCGAAAAGTGGGCAATCTTTTGAAATTTATAATAATCGTGCGGAAATTGAGAATAAACCGAATGAACGCACGTTGTATTATGTGGTGTTTTTCAATAGTTCGGTGCGCGGTTTGGACACGGGTTCGCCTGTGGAATACAAGGGCTTGCGCATTGGTAGCGTGGTGAATGTGCCGTATTTCCAAGATGAAGACAGCCATAAGTTGTTCCAAAATGGTTGGATTCCTGTGCGTGTGCGCATTGACCCTGAACGCATTGAGCAGGGCAGCCGCGCAGAAACGAAAGAGTATTGGCAAAATACGCTTCAGGCTGCGTTAAACAAAGGTTTGGTGGCGACTTTGGCGAGCAATAATTTGGTGTTGGGCAGCAAAATGGTGGAATTGACGGACGCGGCTTCGGGCGGCGCGACTTTGAAACCGTTGGTGCAGTATGGCGGCGATGTGGTGATTGCGACTCGTGGCGGTGGTTTTGATGATTTGCAAGTGCAAGTGTCTAAATTGTTGGATAAATTCAATGCGTTGCCGTTGGATAAAACGGTGGGCGAATTGAATGGCAGCCTGAAAGAATTGCAAACTACGCTGAAATCGGCGCAAACGATGTTGGCTTCGGCAAACAAATTGGCTTCGCAAAGCAGCACGCAAAACTTGCCTGCGGAATTGAATAAGACGTTGAGTGAGTTGCGCCAAACGCTGCAAGGGGTTTCGCCGCAATCGCCTGTTTATCAGGACGTGCAATCGACGTTGAACAGCCTTGACCGCACGTTGAAAAATGTTCAGCCTGTGATTAACACGTTGAAAGAAAAACCAAATGCGCTGATTTTTAATAAGGGCGACCAAGACCCTGTTCCGAAAGGTAAATAA
- a CDS encoding histidine phosphatase family protein produces the protein MKKIYLIRHAQSAANAGGSSDRVIYPNSDIPLTKLGKQQAEQLANWLTEHAPNTDEIFTSPYLRTQQTATLYLQKTQKTATVLNDLREFNYLSFAKIQGKTFQELKSESEQYWASEDVNFKHSEDCDSFASFFNQVQTIRQYFAAKEDGVYVVFGHGFWIGVLLWQLLARDSGSLKMQKFREFEVLVRPNNTDVYLWQISDEAESIAKVRSTECSQNIDKTAFQAA, from the coding sequence ATGAAAAAAATCTACCTAATCCGCCACGCACAAAGCGCAGCCAACGCAGGCGGCAGCAGCGACAGAGTGATTTACCCCAATTCCGACATTCCGCTAACCAAACTTGGCAAACAGCAAGCCGAGCAATTGGCAAATTGGCTGACGGAACACGCGCCAAATACCGATGAAATTTTTACTTCGCCCTATTTGCGTACCCAACAAACCGCCACGCTTTATCTGCAAAAAACGCAAAAAACCGCAACCGTGTTGAACGACTTACGCGAATTCAATTACCTATCGTTTGCCAAAATCCAAGGCAAAACGTTTCAAGAATTGAAAAGCGAATCAGAACAATACTGGGCAAGCGAAGATGTAAATTTTAAACACAGCGAAGATTGCGACAGTTTCGCGTCGTTTTTCAATCAAGTTCAAACTATCCGCCAATATTTCGCAGCAAAAGAAGACGGCGTTTATGTCGTATTTGGACATGGCTTTTGGATTGGTGTGTTATTGTGGCAACTGTTAGCACGAGATTCAGGCAGCCTGAAAATGCAAAAATTCCGCGAATTTGAAGTATTGGTTCGCCCGAATAATACCGATGTTTACCTATGGCAAATTAGCGATGAAGCCGAAAGCATCGCAAAAGTGAGAAGTACCGAATGTTCACAAAATATTGATAAGACAGCTTTTCAGGCTGCCTGA
- a CDS encoding 3'-5' exonuclease encodes MATFIPSFNQLEEHLDNQEEIRVARFLNKHLGNDCLVWCNIPTGNKSRYADFLVLMPNTGLLCLEVKGWSSKAIQKIDKCHFQLKFKDTDVGIKNPMEQARECAHNVVNDLAKDPILQQKTGDYVGKLVFPYAYGVVYANITRNEIQAQMGENYTVFDAVSPLRHTMYKNDLTSSTSQGVRNRLAAMFEQRFPCKLDKEQIDRIRWHLFPEIRISTPVQQDLFAPTETQPEKIQDIKLMDLKQEQIARQLGGGHRIIHGVAGSGKTLILGLRSKVLSKRTQKPVLVLCYNISLATKLRHIIAEHGVSERVEVHHFHEWCGELVKKHGLVVTEEERQFKYDFNIQAALRGVETGEIPTGQYGAILIDEGHDFKAEWLSFTVKMLDKLDNHLLLLYDDAQSIYHNRSAEKGIKFSLSSVGIEALGRTIKLHNNYRNTKQIIGLAHIFAQQNLLAKDSDDDNIPVLEPNATGMDGENPCLKTCGSWEEELKILERCLKKWADKMPLNQIAIICPWTKQCDDVCDKLADMGLDYWALQNKNTRKTYDPKQNKISVLTIKSSKGLEFPRVVMMGMDKLAEHSDEDNPTRLIYVAMTRAQTHLVITLSGCNSVTEHIQASFEQYKKSQAA; translated from the coding sequence ATGGCAACTTTTATTCCCAGCTTTAACCAGTTAGAAGAGCATTTAGACAATCAAGAAGAAATCCGCGTAGCACGTTTCCTAAACAAACATTTGGGCAACGATTGCCTTGTGTGGTGCAACATTCCCACAGGCAATAAAAGCCGTTACGCAGATTTTTTGGTGTTAATGCCCAACACAGGGTTATTGTGTCTGGAAGTAAAAGGCTGGAGCAGCAAAGCCATTCAGAAAATCGACAAATGCCATTTTCAGCTCAAATTCAAAGACACAGACGTGGGCATTAAAAACCCAATGGAACAAGCGCGAGAATGCGCTCACAACGTCGTTAATGATTTGGCAAAAGACCCCATTTTGCAACAAAAAACAGGCGACTATGTCGGTAAACTCGTTTTTCCGTATGCCTATGGCGTGGTTTACGCCAACATCACGCGCAATGAAATACAAGCACAAATGGGCGAAAATTACACCGTGTTTGATGCCGTTTCGCCGTTGCGCCACACGATGTATAAAAACGATTTAACTTCCTCAACTAGCCAAGGCGTACGCAATCGCCTAGCCGCAATGTTTGAACAACGCTTTCCCTGCAAGCTAGACAAAGAACAAATCGACAGAATCCGTTGGCACTTATTCCCCGAAATCCGAATCAGCACCCCCGTCCAACAAGACCTATTTGCGCCAACCGAAACGCAGCCTGAAAAAATTCAAGACATCAAACTGATGGATTTAAAGCAAGAACAAATCGCGCGACAACTCGGTGGCGGACACCGCATTATTCACGGCGTGGCAGGTTCAGGCAAAACGCTGATTTTGGGACTACGCTCCAAAGTATTATCCAAGCGCACACAAAAGCCCGTTCTGGTTTTGTGTTACAACATTTCGCTGGCAACCAAATTGCGCCACATCATCGCCGAACATGGCGTGAGCGAGCGTGTGGAAGTGCATCATTTTCACGAATGGTGTGGCGAGTTAGTCAAAAAACACGGCTTGGTTGTAACGGAAGAAGAGCGACAATTCAAATACGATTTCAATATTCAGGCTGCATTGCGCGGCGTGGAAACAGGCGAAATTCCAACAGGGCAATACGGCGCAATTTTGATTGATGAAGGACACGATTTCAAAGCTGAATGGCTCAGTTTTACCGTGAAAATGCTGGATAAATTGGATAATCATCTGTTGCTGCTTTATGATGACGCGCAGTCGATTTATCACAATCGCTCGGCGGAAAAAGGGATTAAATTTTCCCTGTCTAGCGTGGGGATTGAAGCACTTGGGCGCACCATAAAATTGCACAATAATTATCGCAACACCAAACAAATCATCGGCTTGGCGCATATTTTCGCGCAGCAAAATCTGTTGGCAAAAGACAGTGATGATGACAATATTCCTGTGTTAGAACCGAATGCGACAGGCATGGACGGCGAAAATCCTTGTTTAAAAACGTGTGGTTCTTGGGAAGAAGAATTAAAGATTTTAGAACGCTGCCTGAAAAAATGGGCAGACAAAATGCCGCTGAATCAAATCGCCATTATTTGCCCATGGACAAAACAATGCGATGATGTTTGCGACAAATTAGCTGATATGGGTTTAGATTATTGGGCGTTACAAAACAAAAACACACGCAAAACCTATGACCCCAAACAAAATAAAATTTCCGTGCTGACGATTAAAAGCAGCAAAGGTTTAGAATTTCCGCGCGTAGTAATGATGGGCATGGACAAATTAGCAGAACACAGCGATGAAGACAACCCAACGCGCCTCATTTATGTGGCGATGACACGCGCACAAACACATTTGGTTATCACGCTTTCAGGCTGCAATTCAGTAACTGAGCATATTCAAGCCAGTTTTGAGCAATATAAAAAATCACAAGCAGCCTGA
- the rluD gene encoding 23S rRNA pseudouridine(1911/1915/1917) synthase RluD has product MNNFYEEENEDFAAEDNTAETISLTVSNELAGMRLDAAIAKMLPEYSRSRMTTWIKDGWVQCNGKPVAPKEKMIGGEELTVQVQQSDENQAYEPEAMDLDIVFEDDTVIVINKPAGLVVHPAAGNWTGTLLNGLLAHCPELSQVPRAGIVHRLDKETSGLMVVAKTLPAQNHLVQQLQNRSVKRIYRAVADGVVPFDGKIETLIGRDPHNRLKMAVVKFGGKEAITHVKVLERYLTHSYIECSLETGRTHQIRVHMREARHPLAGDPVYGNPRHVCSQPVKDVVKALKRQALHAHKLSFIHPKTGELVSFEAAIPDDMYHLLSVLRLESGLDSSLSKEVEWENTFEEDEDDWNEDDYDVQVVYVKD; this is encoded by the coding sequence ATGAACAATTTTTACGAAGAAGAAAACGAAGATTTCGCAGCAGAAGACAACACGGCAGAAACGATTAGTTTAACCGTGTCAAACGAATTAGCAGGTATGCGCTTAGATGCAGCGATTGCCAAAATGCTGCCTGAATACTCGCGCAGCCGCATGACCACTTGGATTAAAGATGGCTGGGTGCAATGCAACGGCAAACCCGTCGCGCCAAAAGAAAAAATGATTGGCGGTGAAGAATTGACCGTTCAAGTGCAACAAAGCGATGAAAATCAAGCGTATGAACCCGAAGCTATGGATTTGGATATCGTTTTTGAAGATGACACCGTGATTGTGATTAACAAACCTGCTGGTTTGGTGGTACACCCAGCGGCTGGCAACTGGACAGGTACGCTGCTCAACGGTTTGCTGGCACATTGCCCTGAATTGTCGCAAGTGCCACGCGCAGGGATTGTGCATCGTTTGGACAAGGAAACGAGCGGTTTAATGGTGGTAGCGAAAACGTTGCCAGCGCAAAATCATCTCGTTCAGCAGTTGCAAAACCGCAGCGTGAAGCGCATTTATCGCGCGGTGGCGGACGGCGTTGTGCCGTTTGACGGCAAAATTGAAACGCTGATTGGACGTGACCCGCACAATCGTTTGAAAATGGCTGTTGTGAAATTTGGCGGCAAGGAAGCGATTACGCACGTTAAAGTTTTGGAACGCTATTTGACGCACAGTTATATTGAATGCAGCTTGGAAACTGGGCGCACACACCAAATCCGCGTTCATATGCGTGAGGCGCGACACCCGTTGGCTGGCGACCCTGTTTACGGCAATCCGCGCCATGTGTGTTCGCAGCCTGTAAAAGACGTTGTGAAAGCGTTGAAACGCCAAGCACTTCACGCGCATAAACTGAGCTTTATTCATCCGAAAACGGGCGAGTTGGTTTCGTTTGAAGCGGCGATTCCCGATGATATGTATCACTTGTTGTCGGTGTTGCGTTTGGAAAGCGGCTTGGATTCTTCATTGAGCAAGGAAGTGGAATGGGAAAACACTTTTGAAGAAGATGAAGATGATTGGAACGAAGACGATTATGATGTGCAAGTGGTTTATGTGAAAGACTGA